A genomic segment from Paenibacillus sp. FSL K6-1096 encodes:
- a CDS encoding ABC transporter substrate-binding protein, with product MMNKKKKLTATLAAMMTLGTVLSACGGNNNGNTAAEATKAPAASEGAATNSGAPDTSKEVKLKMILLGPQPGDYDKVFGELNAKLKEKINATVETEFLDWSDWTQKYPLKFAANEDFDLVYSANWAFYNDQALKGGFLELTDDMLQKYMPKTWEVMPKVNWEQAKVDGKLFMVPNNNVEVTDKVVLYREDLRKKYNLPEINSPETYATYLKTIAKDEKGITAFGAKPADGWKFHELDQTLLEQNNNFKLVDRSLLPLAYKLEDASGKVFNIYDTPEFTTLLKYYKDLADNGAWSKNVVSNKNDVWQDVKAGKVSSYAHNLGTVAANLSEMRRDKPEIELGIADLTPDKKKIAAISTQNGMSVHASSKNPERALMLIDLLQNDKEIHDLTMYGIAGSNYNPEGDKKFTAGPAAANYTGFSNWGWNSPLNRQDAAYPEEANAMFDKWQSSIYHFPLETFVFDSTPVKNEVANIGNVMLRYAIPLEYGLIEDIDKGQAELLKQLKSAGLDKVQTEMQKQIDAFLAAQK from the coding sequence ATGATGAATAAGAAAAAGAAACTGACAGCTACGCTTGCAGCAATGATGACACTGGGGACGGTTCTCAGCGCCTGCGGCGGTAACAATAACGGTAATACAGCAGCTGAAGCCACCAAGGCTCCGGCAGCATCCGAAGGGGCAGCCACGAACTCCGGCGCTCCTGACACTTCCAAGGAAGTGAAGCTCAAAATGATTCTGCTCGGACCGCAGCCCGGCGATTACGATAAGGTCTTCGGCGAGCTGAATGCCAAGCTGAAAGAAAAAATCAATGCAACCGTGGAAACTGAATTCCTGGACTGGTCTGACTGGACTCAGAAGTACCCGCTGAAGTTCGCGGCCAATGAGGATTTTGACCTTGTGTATTCTGCGAACTGGGCCTTCTATAACGATCAGGCGCTTAAAGGCGGCTTCTTGGAATTGACCGATGATATGCTGCAAAAATACATGCCGAAGACCTGGGAAGTGATGCCGAAGGTGAACTGGGAGCAGGCTAAGGTAGACGGCAAGCTCTTCATGGTACCGAACAACAATGTTGAGGTAACCGATAAAGTGGTGCTGTACCGCGAGGATCTGCGCAAGAAATACAATCTGCCTGAAATCAACAGCCCTGAGACCTACGCCACATATCTGAAAACGATTGCTAAGGATGAGAAAGGCATCACCGCTTTTGGAGCGAAACCGGCAGACGGCTGGAAGTTCCATGAGCTGGATCAGACGCTGCTGGAGCAGAACAACAACTTCAAGCTGGTCGACCGCAGCCTGCTGCCGCTGGCGTACAAGCTCGAAGATGCTTCCGGCAAAGTCTTCAATATCTATGACACTCCAGAGTTCACAACCCTGCTGAAATACTACAAAGACCTGGCCGATAACGGCGCATGGTCGAAGAACGTAGTCAGCAACAAAAATGACGTATGGCAGGATGTCAAGGCAGGTAAGGTATCCTCTTATGCCCACAACCTGGGTACGGTAGCCGCTAACCTGTCCGAAATGCGCCGTGACAAACCGGAAATTGAGCTCGGCATTGCCGATCTGACACCGGACAAGAAGAAAATTGCTGCAATCTCTACACAGAACGGGATGTCCGTCCATGCCAGCTCGAAGAACCCTGAGCGTGCACTGATGCTGATCGACCTGCTGCAGAATGACAAGGAAATTCACGATTTGACTATGTACGGGATTGCCGGAAGCAACTACAATCCGGAAGGCGACAAGAAGTTCACTGCCGGTCCTGCTGCCGCGAACTACACAGGCTTCTCGAACTGGGGCTGGAACTCCCCGCTGAACCGTCAGGATGCTGCATATCCTGAGGAAGCAAATGCGATGTTCGACAAATGGCAGTCCAGCATCTACCACTTCCCGCTGGAGACCTTTGTCTTCGACTCCACACCGGTGAAGAACGAAGTGGCTAACATCGGCAACGTTATGCTGCGCTATGCAATTCCGCTGGAATACGGCTTGATTGAGGATATCGACAAAGGCCAGGCGGAACTGTTGAAGCAATTGAAATCTGCCGGACTCGATAAAGTACAGACGGAAATGCAGAAGCAAATCGATGCGTTCCTGGCTGCGCAGAAGTAA
- a CDS encoding beta-galactosidase — protein MNYTIQAQVSPKNIYPSSLRLGGTSPQGDEISFTNYYMELNGKPYVAICGEFHYSRYPEADWETEIRKMKLSGINVIATYIFWNHHEEREGEMDWTGNRDLRRFVKLCRNNGLYVILRVGPFCHGEVRNGGLPDWLFGREFDVRSNDAGYLRLVQRLFGEIGHQARGLMFKDGGPVIGIQLENELNAAAALWEETAKQGDEYLSGGVSGAEGSEHMRLLKQYASDAGLIAPIYTSTGWGAAPFLEDEVLPLYGGYAYTPWSISDPNQTQKPTPEYVFVNFHDDQAPGGEFNPPYPRTKYPFACCEMGGGMQTWYLSRFQVEPESVIAMSLMKLAGGCNFIGYYMFHGGTNPVGSTGYLNESTTPKLTYDFQAPIGEFGQIRESNGLLRPLHYFLRRFADRLAPLATVLPAGAEAITPEDAHSLRYAVRTNGRSGFLFVNNYQDHVQMDTHEEVVFGVKLGAEVISFPQRSSLTVQSKASFLLPFNFDLDGLNLKYATAQPVTAVETDEAATYFFSMPEGVDGEFQLAAEGGILDVVADAGDVVQDGGYTFVLPHDVSSMIVIKREGAREVRIYAVSAREASELWELEENGQNRVLFSPVPPVQTPDGIEFISPGQHAFTFREYTGGAAAAPQWHPVQADAAVSGRREGWFQVYDVQVPAQEIGVTVRRIHDHKVVLELPETVLEGTEEVLLSIDYTGNVGYAFAGGKLFHDHFYNGLPWEIGLLRFREVLRRGEIVLETTPRRTGAVKLADDAAMAVEKVFEGEAVAVFHSVTATPVYRVGVRR, from the coding sequence ATGAATTATACGATTCAGGCTCAAGTGTCCCCCAAGAATATCTATCCCTCTTCGCTTCGTCTGGGCGGAACCAGCCCCCAAGGAGATGAGATCAGCTTCACCAATTATTATATGGAGCTTAACGGCAAGCCTTATGTCGCGATCTGCGGCGAATTCCATTATTCCCGTTATCCCGAAGCAGACTGGGAGACGGAAATCCGCAAAATGAAGCTGTCGGGCATCAATGTAATTGCTACCTATATCTTCTGGAATCACCATGAAGAGCGGGAAGGGGAGATGGACTGGACGGGCAACCGCGATCTGCGGCGGTTCGTTAAGCTGTGCCGGAATAACGGACTCTATGTTATTCTGCGTGTCGGGCCGTTCTGCCACGGTGAGGTCCGCAACGGCGGGCTGCCGGACTGGCTGTTCGGGCGCGAGTTCGATGTCCGCTCCAATGATGCAGGCTATCTGCGGCTTGTTCAGCGCCTGTTCGGGGAGATCGGGCATCAGGCCCGCGGCCTGATGTTCAAGGACGGCGGGCCGGTCATCGGCATCCAGCTGGAGAATGAGCTGAATGCCGCCGCTGCACTGTGGGAGGAGACCGCCAAGCAGGGCGATGAGTATCTTAGCGGCGGGGTAAGCGGTGCTGAAGGCTCAGAGCATATGCGTCTGCTCAAGCAGTACGCGTCAGATGCCGGGCTGATAGCTCCGATATATACGAGCACAGGCTGGGGAGCCGCACCGTTCCTGGAGGATGAGGTGCTGCCGCTGTATGGCGGATATGCGTATACGCCCTGGAGCATCAGTGACCCGAACCAGACCCAGAAGCCTACGCCGGAGTATGTCTTCGTGAACTTCCATGACGATCAGGCGCCGGGCGGTGAATTCAATCCGCCGTATCCACGGACGAAATACCCGTTCGCCTGCTGTGAGATGGGCGGCGGGATGCAGACCTGGTACCTGTCCCGCTTCCAGGTGGAGCCGGAGAGCGTCATCGCTATGAGCTTAATGAAGCTGGCCGGGGGCTGCAACTTCATCGGCTATTATATGTTCCACGGCGGAACGAATCCGGTGGGCAGCACCGGATATCTGAACGAGAGCACCACCCCCAAGCTGACCTATGACTTCCAGGCGCCGATCGGCGAGTTCGGGCAGATCCGCGAATCGAACGGCCTGCTCCGCCCGCTGCATTATTTCCTGCGCCGGTTCGCTGACCGGCTGGCTCCGCTGGCAACGGTGCTTCCGGCCGGGGCTGAGGCGATCACGCCGGAGGATGCGCATTCACTGCGTTATGCAGTCCGCACTAATGGCAGGTCGGGCTTCCTGTTCGTCAATAATTATCAGGACCATGTGCAGATGGATACACATGAAGAGGTTGTGTTTGGTGTTAAGCTGGGTGCGGAGGTCATTAGCTTCCCGCAGCGGAGCAGCCTGACGGTTCAGTCCAAGGCATCCTTCCTGCTGCCGTTCAACTTCGATCTGGACGGACTGAATCTTAAGTATGCTACGGCACAGCCTGTCACGGCAGTCGAAACGGATGAAGCAGCTACCTACTTCTTCTCCATGCCGGAAGGGGTGGACGGTGAGTTCCAGCTCGCGGCGGAGGGCGGCATATTGGACGTTGTTGCTGATGCCGGAGACGTAGTGCAGGATGGCGGCTACACGTTCGTGCTTCCGCATGATGTATCGTCCATGATTGTCATCAAGCGCGAGGGCGCCAGAGAAGTGCGGATCTATGCGGTGAGCGCCAGGGAAGCCTCGGAGCTGTGGGAGCTGGAGGAGAACGGACAGAACCGGGTGTTGTTCTCACCTGTTCCACCGGTGCAGACTCCGGACGGAATCGAATTCATCAGCCCGGGGCAGCATGCCTTCACGTTCCGGGAATATACGGGCGGAGCTGCGGCGGCCCCGCAGTGGCATCCGGTCCAGGCGGATGCAGCCGTCAGCGGGCGGCGCGAGGGCTGGTTCCAGGTGTATGATGTCCAGGTTCCGGCCCAAGAGATCGGTGTTACGGTGCGGCGGATTCATGATCATAAGGTGGTGCTAGAACTGCCGGAGACTGTGCTGGAAGGCACGGAAGAAGTACTGCTGAGCATTGATTATACAGGCAATGTGGGCTACGCTTTTGCTGGCGGCAAGCTGTTTCACGATCACTTCTACAACGGCTTGCCGTGGGAGATCGGGTTGTTACGGTTCCGCGAGGTGCTGCGCCGGGGTGAGATCGTGCTGGAGACCACGCCGCGCCGCACCGGTGCTGTCAAGCTGGCCGATGACGCCGCCATGGCGGTGGAGAAGGTGTTCGAGGGCGAAGCGGTGGCGGTGTTCCACAGTGTAACTGCAACGCCGGTGTACCGGGTGGGGGTTAGACGGTAG